GCCCTCTGTAGAATTTATCTATTAAGTTTACTACTCCAATAATCTCATCTTCGATTTGCTCTGGAGTCATAAATATATGAGCGTCATCTTGTGTAAAGTTTCTTACTCTCATTAATCCATGAAGTGCTCCTGAGAACTCATGTCTATGAACGATTCCTAACTCTCCAGCTCTGATTGGTAAATCTTTATATGAATGCATTCCATGCTTGTAAACTAAAACTCCACCTGGACAGTTCATAGGTTTTATAGCGAATTCAGTTTCATCAATCTCTGATGTATACATATTCTCTCTATAGTTCATCCAGTGTCCTGAAGTTTCCCATAACTCTTTATTTAACATGATAGGAGTTTGAATCATTTCATATCCAGCTTTCTCATGCTCTCTTCTCCATAAATCTGTTAATACATTTCTCATTTTCATACCGTTTGGTAAGAAGAACGGGAATCCTGGTCCGAAGTCACTTGTAAAGAATAACTCTAACTCTTTACCTAATCTTCTATGATCTCTTTTTTCAGCTTCCTCTAAGAACTTTAAGTGAGCTTTTAATTGAGGTTCAGTTGCGAAAGCAAATCCATAGATTCTTTGTAACATTTTGTTATTAGAATCCCCTCTCCAGTAAGCTCCAGCTACTGACTTTAATTTGAAAGCTTTTAAGTAAGATGTAGATGGAACATGTGGTCCTCTACATAAATCGATAAAATCTCCTTGCTTATAGAATGTTAACATTTCGTTAGCTGGAATACTCTCGATTATCTCAACTTTATAAGTTTCTCCAAGGTTTTTGAAGTGCTCAATAGCTTCCTCTCTAACCATTTCTATTCTTTCAACTTTTATATTTTCTTTAACTATTTTTTTCATCTCAGCTTCGATTTTTTCTAAATCTTCATCTGTGAATTGATTTTCAGGATCGAAATCATAATAGAATCCGTTCTCTATTGATGGACCTATTGCAACTTTTGTTCCAGGGAATAATCTTATAACTGCTTGTGCCAATAAGTGAGCAGTTGAATGCTTTATGATCTCTTCTCCATCCTCTGTTTCTGGAGTTATGATTTCAATATTAGCATCTCTATCTAATACGTAGCTCATATCTACTTCTTTTCCATCTACTTTTGCTCCAATAGCTTTTTTAGCTAAAGAGTTACTGATTGATTTTGCAATCTCAAACATATTTACACTGTTTTCAAACTCTTTTATATCTCCACTTGGTAATATTACTCTCATGTTTTTCTCCTTTTCTATAAATATAAAATATTTTAATCCTCTAGATCATCTATCTTGATTCCATCAAATAGATATGTATCAGGGGATGTCTTTTTGTTTTTATCTGTTGTTGCTCCTAATCCAAAGATATTAGAATCTGGGAATGTTAACAATCTGAATTGAATTGCCATACTCCACTCGTAATCTTTGGTTCTGTATGAATAATCTCTTTCATAAGCCACTGCCCATTCATAGTATCCAAACTCTTTTCCTATTTCCACTCCAAATCCATCAAATGTGCTTCTTCCTGTTTCTTCAGGTTGTCCACTCAACTGATCATAGAATTTAACATAAGCTTTCGTTCTCCAACCTTCACTAGGTTTTCCAACTTTTGCATGTAAGCTAAACTCATGCTCTATCTCTGTATCTCTCCATTTTGCTGTATCTACATAGCTTTGGAAAGCTGATTTTTGGTTATAGACATACCCAAGTCCTATTCTATTGTATGAATAGAATAATCTTCCCTCTAACTCTTCTAAAGACTTTAGGTAGTCTCCAGTTTGTTCATATCTCTTATCATTTCTTTGCATCATAAGAGATGTGTGGAATCCTCTTTTATAATCTCCAAAATAAGTTCTATCATCCACAATTCTATTTAAATTAAATGTTCGAACTCTAGAGTTTTCTCTATCTTCTAAAACTTGTCTAATTCTATCAATCTCAACTTGAGATAGTTGATCTGGTGTCTTTTTATATTCTGAAGCTGCATATGAAACTAACTCTGCATCTGTAAATCTCTTATCCTTATAAGTATAAGCTAAATAAACTACATCTGAATTATAGTTTGATAGTGAGTTATTCCAATCTCCTGCATTTTTGTAATCTTCGTAGCTAGCTTTATAAAGATGCTCTACATCTCCACCAACTAAGTATGATACTGAGTAAGTTTTATTCTTAGTATTAATTACTTTTGCATTCTCTTCATCTCTTTCATCTTTTCCTTCAATATACTCTAAGTTTAACTTATTTTTACCAAAGTCATAAGTGTATCCATAGACATCTTCTCTGATTCTTTCTTCAGCATCACTTACACCTTCAATATTCCAAATACTAGAATCTATTCTACGATTTTTATAGTAGAAATAGTTATTAGAATATCTGTAGTTAGCACCATAGTTTTCAAATGTTAAATCGTTATGGTTCTCTTTTTCTGTGTTGTAATCTGTAAATCTTTTATCTATTCCATAATCTAAACCAAAACTATTCTCATCATCGATTAAGAACTCTAACTTTTGATTTAAGATTTCACCTTTTTTATTGTCATTACTTGCTCTTCTAACATCCTTATAATCAACCGTGTATATAGTTTGAGTGTTTCCTAAATCGAATGTTAAAGTATCTGATACTTCATTTACATTTTCTTTATGGAACATTCTTCTATCACTAGTCATCTTAGAATCAGAATCGTAAGAATAGTCTTGATACATATATGTCAATCTATTATTTAAAGCTAGATCTGTAACTCTATCTCTGTTATCACTATTATCAAATAGCGTCACATTATGAGCAAATCCAGCTCTAACTCTAGTTGATTTATCCTCTGTTGATAACTCTTTTGATTTTTCATCATCATAACCTTTGTCATACTGATCGAATCTAAGGTTTCCGTATAACTCTAAATCTCCTAAAGCACCTAAAGAAAGTTTTTCATTAGATAATCCAACTTCATAGAAATCTGATTCATTTACATAAACTCTATACGCTTCTCTACCCCAAGGAGTATCAAAATCAGAGTATGTATAGATTCCCTCTCTATCCCAAATCTCCTCTTTAGTGTTACCACCAGCTACAGTAAACTTATAGTTATCATACATAAAGTCTATGTACCCTCTATTTTCTGTAGTTTTATTATAGATTATATTCTCATATCTGTTGTATTGAGTATCTCTATAATTTTTTGTTCCTGGATTTAAAATATTAGTCTTACTATTTCTATATAATGCTTTTTCTCTAAATGGATCACTTTCAAGACTTAATTTGTGTTCAAACTCACTATAATCATATCCAACTTTATAGAATACATCTTTATATAGGTGATACTCTCCCAGTGAAGTTTTTAAGTTTTTGCTATCATAGATATCATATTGTGAAACTGTCCAAGGAGTATAATCAAACTCTATTCCATAGAAACCTTTTCTATTTAATTTACTGAAATTTGGGTCTCTTTCCCAAGAGTTTAACTCTCTAAACTTATCTCCAGATTTATCATCATAAGATATGAAAATCTTATTCTCTTTATCATTGAAATTGAATCCAAAGTTTTCAGCTCTCGATTGTAAATCTTTTTTAGTCGATCCCGGATCCATATCATAAAGGTAGTTATAATAAGCACCCATCGAATATCTTTCATTCTCTTTTTGAATTGAGATATCACTTGTTAAATCATAGTCTGCTGAAGCTCCGTAATCCATATCGTCTAATTGCTCTGCAACAATAACACCGTAAGCTTTTTTATCTGATACTAAATTTAACTTCGCCTTTAAGGTTATATCATTATTGCTTCCTAAATTTGTTAGCTCTGTATCTAAATTATAGAATCCTAAACTTCCACCCTTATCAGGTATACCATCTATATATTTCCAACCGTTATTGGTATTTTCTTTTCCACGGAAGTAGCTATCTATTCCATCATCCATAGTTGAAATCATATTGTATGTTGCATTTTGATAGTTCAGATTTAAATATCCATTTTCTCCTGAGTAATTATGAGTATAATTTACATCCCATCTATTGAAGTTTCTTTCAATCTCATCTTCATCAGCTTTTTTATGTACAAGCCAATCATTTATATTTAATTGTCCACTTCCATAACTACCTAGGTCATACCAATTTTCCATTCTTCCAATTAAAAGACCGATTCTATCTCCAAACTTTGGTGAAATTCCACCTTTAAACTTACTGTCTTTATCTCCCCAAAGTACTCCTGATGTTATATACCAACCATAATCATCATCTGATCCCCAGCTTGGGAATAAAGGTACTTCCGATCCTTGTCTTATATTAAATCTATACCATGGTAATGAAAATGGGATTATATCTGTATCTCCAATAAATAAATCAGTATTTCTAAAAGTTACCTGTTTATCAGGCTCTATTACAATTGTATCTGATTGCAAATGGTATCCAACTTCTGAAGGGTTTCTCGTTTCAATAATTTTAGGATCAGTTGTAAACCAAGCATTTCTTAAATAGGTTTTTCCATTTAAATATTCGGTTTTATCTCCACCGAAATATATTCTATCGTTTGGTTTTTCTGCTCCTGTAATCTGACCAACCTCTAGATATCCAAAACTTTTTCCAAAGCTTCCAGTATTTCCTTCAGTATCAAACTCTCCGTTAGATGAATCTATCTTTAACTTTCCGGTCGGTTCATCCGCCTCTAAGAAAAATTCTCCAGGAACATAAGCTCTATTTCTTTCTCTATCTACTCTTACTTCAAAAGCTTTTAACTTTAAAGATCCATATCTAACATTTACTCCATCTGTTGAAGTCATAGTATTAGAGTTTAAATCTATTTCAACTTCATCCTGTGTATCTTTAAGCATCTCAGTTTGTGCTTTTAAACTACTCATTGCAACAACCATTAATGCTAAAATCAAATAGATTTTCCTTTTCATTAGCCCTCCCATTTTCCCATTTTATGTTAAGTTCAATTATACCATAAAACAAAAAAGGTTGCCAGTAGCAACCTTTTTATTTATTATTTTAATAAGAATTCAATTTTTCTAAAAGCTCTGATTTTTGTCTTAATCCAACGATTTGATCAACTTTAACTCCATCTTTAAAGATAATCATTGTTGGGATACTTCTAATTCCGTAATCTCCAGCTAAATCTCCACTTTCATCTACATTCACTTTACATATCTTTGCAGAAGTTTCTCCTGAAAGCTCTTCTAAAATTGGAGCTAACATCTTACAAGGTCCACACCAGTCAGCCCAGAAATCCACTAATACAATTCCTTTTGATTCTGTTACTTCACCTTTAAAATTTGAATTATTTAAACTTAAAACTTTTCCCATTTTTTCCTCCTTAACACGGAAAATCTTCCTTTAAATTGTAGTTGTACTTTAACATACCTAACTATTTTTGTCAATTTTAATTTCTTACCTATTTATAGAACTTTTTTAAAAGATTTCCTTTTTTCTCTTCATCTTTTAATCCTTTTATGATTACTATTCCTTTTTCCACATCACCAATTAAAATTCCAGACATTAATTGAGAATTTTTAAAATTTAACTTTTTATAGATTAACTCTTCAAATATTGTTTCAGAAACTGAATCTCCTGTTTCTAAAACTCCTCCTGCTGAAAATATTTTTGTACCCATGCCTTCAAAAGTTACCGGTTGAATTTTATCTTCATATCTTTCATCTATTCCTAAAGCATTTAATGCGGCTACTTTTCCTTGATCTGATGAGATTTGCCAAAGTCCAATTATATTTCCTTTATACTCAGCAACATCTCCACATGCATATATATTTTCTTTAGAAGTTTGCATTTTTTCATCAACAACAATTCCTCTATTAGTTTTTATATCTGCAGATTGAGCCAACTCTTTGTTTGGAGTAATTCCAGAACTTATTATTACAATATCCGCTTTCACAAACTCTCCATTATCTAGATAAATTCCTTCAACGTCATTCGTACCTTTAAATCTTTCCGCTTTAGAGTTTTTGTATAATTTTACGTTACTTTTTTCTATACATTTTTCAAAAATCTTTGATCCATCTTCATCAAGTTGTCTTGGCAAAATTCTCTGCATCATCTCTACAACGGTAACTTCTAATCCCAACTTTTGTAATCCGCATGCTGATTCCAACCCTAAAACTCCTCCACCTATAACAACAGCTTTTTTCTTACCAATACAATAATTTTTTATCTCATCAACATCATTTTTATCTCTAACAGTAAATATACCTTTAAGATGCGAATTCCCTATACTAGGAATCATTGCTTTTGCTCCAGTTGCTATTATTAATTTGTCATATTGTACTATGCCTTTAGATGTTTTTAATCTCTTACTCTCATGGTCTATATTTTCTACAACTGTATTTAATCTTACTTCTATTTTTTTATCTTCGTACCATTTCTCATTTTTTACTAAGAATTTATCCCTTTCAATACTTTCCCCTATCATTTCTGATAAAAGGGTTCTATAGTATGGATATTCATTTTCATTGGATAGGATTGTTATTCTCACATCTTCACTTCTTTCTCTAGCTGCTTTAGCTGCTGATAATGCCGCAACTCCTCCTCCAACAATAACAATCATATCATCCGTTTCAACTTTCTTTAACTTCTCCTCTATTGGAGATGGAACAAAGAATTCTTTTCCAACACCACAAGCTGGACAAATATCTGGTGCGTCAATCTGATTGTAACTTTCACCACAAACTGTACAAGTCCACTTCATAAATTTTCTGTCTGGATTTAGATTTTCTACTTCCTCTGCCACAATTTTTTCTGGAATAGTTTTTAAAAACATATGCTTTGCAAAATTCTGTCCAAACTCGAAAGCTGAATCTAACTCTTTTCTTGATGCTCTAAAATTAATTTTTATTCCATCGATAACGTTCATTCGAAGTTGATTTAATCTATCTAAAATATTTGGAACTGCTTCTCCGCTCCATCCATAACTTCCAAAAGCTGAAACATATTTTCCACCGTGAACAATTGGATTTAAAGATGTTAAAAGATTCCAAATAACTGGGAGTGTATCTCCATTTATCGTACAACTTCCAAATATTATTCCATCAGCCCATTGAAACTCTCTTAAAATTTCACCTTCTAATTTTCCAAAATTCTGTACATCCAAATCATAACTTTTTACATCTACTGTACTGTTATAATCTTTTATCCCTTTTTCTATCTCTTTTGCTAACTCTCTTGTGTATCCATAAGCTGTAGCATAAGGAATTATTACACTTTTAAATTCATTTGGATTTTTTACTGTTGACCAATTTTTATATGTTTCAATAACTTTATCTATATCCACATCTAAAACTGGTCCATGACCAGGTAAAATCATCTCTATCTTTAAATCTTTTATCTTTTCAATACCCTCTAAAACATATTTTCTAAATGGCGAGAAAATACACATATAATAATATCTTAAGGCAATCATATAATCTCTTTTTTTCTCTAATGGTAACTTTGAAAGCAAAATATCGTCAAAGCTATAGTGTGAACCAAAAGAGTCACACGTGACTAAAACTTTATCCTCTTCAACATATGTATAGATTGAATCTGGCCAGTGCAAAAACGGAGCTGAAATAAATTTCAAGGTTTTATCTCCTAAAGAGATTTTATCCCCGTGTTCTACAATAATATGAGGAAACTCTTTATTTAAAATTCCTTTTAAAAATTCAATCGTATTTTTTGATCCTACCACTTTTGCATTCGGAGCTAAATCTAATAATTTTCCTACGGATCCCGAATGATCAGGTTCTGTATGGTTTAAAACTATATAATCTATCAACTTTATATCATCTAAACATGTTTTGAGTCTCTCTAAAAACTCATTGAATTTAATCTCTTTTACTGTTTCAAAAATAGCAATCTTTTCACTACCTTTTAATAGATAAGAGTTATAAGTTGTTCCAAACTGAGTTTCCATTATTACATCAAAAACTTTCAAATCAGGATTCAGTGATCCTACCCAATAGATATCATCTTTCAATTTAAAAGAGTTCATAATCCCACCTCGATTTTTATTTTGCCTCTTTTTCTCTTTCAGCTTGTGACTTTGTAACATAATATGGTTCTAGTGTAAATAGATTATCCTCTTTCTCTACTGCTAATTCAGCTAACAGTGAAGCTCTAGAAACATTTATTGATTTTTTTATAAAAATAGCTTTATCACCCAATCTATTTCTGATTAACTCTTCATAAACTACAGCTCCATCACCAACAAAAACTGTTTCCTCTTCAATAGAGTTTAAAATATTTTCTAACTCTTCTGCCATATAGTCACCTTCTAAAATAAAGGCTCCATTCTCTTTCTTATATACTCCAGCAAATACTCTTTCCTTTCTTGCATCTAACATAGCTACAACTTTTTTATCTCCAGTATAAGTCTGAGCCAGTAAATCTAGCTCATTTATTCCTGCAATTGATTTTTTTAAAGCATAGGCTAATCCTTTTGCTAGTCCAACTCCAATTCTAATTCCAGTAAACGATCCTGGACCAATACTCACCGCAATCTTATCAATGGTTTTTTTATCCACACCTGTTAAATTAAAAAGTGTATCAATCGTTGTCATCGTTATCGCCGA
This DNA window, taken from Cetobacterium sp. ZOR0034, encodes the following:
- the trxA gene encoding thioredoxin, whose amino-acid sequence is MGKVLSLNNSNFKGEVTESKGIVLVDFWADWCGPCKMLAPILEELSGETSAKICKVNVDESGDLAGDYGIRSIPTMIIFKDGVKVDQIVGLRQKSELLEKLNSY
- the tsaB gene encoding tRNA (adenosine(37)-N6)-threonylcarbamoyltransferase complex dimerization subunit type 1 TsaB, encoding MLILAIDTSTNIGTVALYDDKKGLVGEITLNVKQNHSAITMTTIDTLFNLTGVDKKTIDKIAVSIGPGSFTGIRIGVGLAKGLAYALKKSIAGINELDLLAQTYTGDKKVVAMLDARKERVFAGVYKKENGAFILEGDYMAEELENILNSIEEETVFVGDGAVVYEELIRNRLGDKAIFIKKSINVSRASLLAELAVEKEDNLFTLEPYYVTKSQAEREKEAK
- the thrS gene encoding threonine--tRNA ligase yields the protein MRVILPSGDIKEFENSVNMFEIAKSISNSLAKKAIGAKVDGKEVDMSYVLDRDANIEIITPETEDGEEIIKHSTAHLLAQAVIRLFPGTKVAIGPSIENGFYYDFDPENQFTDEDLEKIEAEMKKIVKENIKVERIEMVREEAIEHFKNLGETYKVEIIESIPANEMLTFYKQGDFIDLCRGPHVPSTSYLKAFKLKSVAGAYWRGDSNNKMLQRIYGFAFATEPQLKAHLKFLEEAEKRDHRRLGKELELFFTSDFGPGFPFFLPNGMKMRNVLTDLWRREHEKAGYEMIQTPIMLNKELWETSGHWMNYRENMYTSEIDETEFAIKPMNCPGGVLVYKHGMHSYKDLPIRAGELGIVHRHEFSGALHGLMRVRNFTQDDAHIFMTPEQIEDEIIGVVNLIDKFYRGLFGFEYAIELSTRPEKAIGSQEIWDKAESALEGALKKLGRDYKLNPGDGAFYGPKLDFKIKDAIGRTWQCGTIQLDFNLPERFDISYVGEDGEKHRPVMIHRVVYGSLERFMGILIEHYAGAFPTWLAPCQVKVLTINDDVVPYAKELVSILKSEGIRVEIDTRAESIGYKIREANGKYKVPVQLIIGKNEVENREVNIRRFGSQNQESMSLESFVEMIKDEATPKFNN
- a CDS encoding FAD-dependent oxidoreductase codes for the protein MNSFKLKDDIYWVGSLNPDLKVFDVIMETQFGTTYNSYLLKGSEKIAIFETVKEIKFNEFLERLKTCLDDIKLIDYIVLNHTEPDHSGSVGKLLDLAPNAKVVGSKNTIEFLKGILNKEFPHIIVEHGDKISLGDKTLKFISAPFLHWPDSIYTYVEEDKVLVTCDSFGSHYSFDDILLSKLPLEKKRDYMIALRYYYMCIFSPFRKYVLEGIEKIKDLKIEMILPGHGPVLDVDIDKVIETYKNWSTVKNPNEFKSVIIPYATAYGYTRELAKEIEKGIKDYNSTVDVKSYDLDVQNFGKLEGEILREFQWADGIIFGSCTINGDTLPVIWNLLTSLNPIVHGGKYVSAFGSYGWSGEAVPNILDRLNQLRMNVIDGIKINFRASRKELDSAFEFGQNFAKHMFLKTIPEKIVAEEVENLNPDRKFMKWTCTVCGESYNQIDAPDICPACGVGKEFFVPSPIEEKLKKVETDDMIVIVGGGVAALSAAKAARERSEDVRITILSNENEYPYYRTLLSEMIGESIERDKFLVKNEKWYEDKKIEVRLNTVVENIDHESKRLKTSKGIVQYDKLIIATGAKAMIPSIGNSHLKGIFTVRDKNDVDEIKNYCIGKKKAVVIGGGVLGLESACGLQKLGLEVTVVEMMQRILPRQLDEDGSKIFEKCIEKSNVKLYKNSKAERFKGTNDVEGIYLDNGEFVKADIVIISSGITPNKELAQSADIKTNRGIVVDEKMQTSKENIYACGDVAEYKGNIIGLWQISSDQGKVAALNALGIDERYEDKIQPVTFEGMGTKIFSAGGVLETGDSVSETIFEELIYKKLNFKNSQLMSGILIGDVEKGIVIIKGLKDEEKKGNLLKKFYK